A stretch of the Myripristis murdjan chromosome 24, fMyrMur1.1, whole genome shotgun sequence genome encodes the following:
- the LOC115356574 gene encoding LOW QUALITY PROTEIN: NACHT, LRR and PYD domains-containing protein 3-like (The sequence of the model RefSeq protein was modified relative to this genomic sequence to represent the inferred CDS: deleted 1 base in 1 codon), producing MDHPDEFKDGQHSVDHGVHQQSSEVPSAQSAQQHQTNLASIFMLLEENMVTFVKKELTNLQRSLSPDYPECLERQREDEEVLDGEEEEQRRSSREAFLQITLHFLRRMKQEELAERLQSKTLAGCQRELRSNLKKKFECLFEGIAKAGNPTPLNQIYTELYITEGESGELNEEHEVRQIETAFRKPARPETPIKCEDIFKPLPGRDQPIRTVMTKGVAGIGKTVLTQKFTLDWAEHKANQHVHFTFPLTFRELNLLRGKKLSLVELLHHFFTETKEAGISRFEQFQVVLIFDGLDECRLPLDFKNNQILTDVTESTSVDVLLTNLIKGNLLPSARLWITTRPAAANQIPPECVGMVTEVRGFTDPQKEEYFRKRFRDEEQANRIISHIKTSRSLHIMCHIPVFCWITATVLEDVLKTSEGGDLPKTLTEMYIHFLVVQSKVQNVKYHGKTETDPHWTPETREMILSLGKLAFEELVKGNLIFYEADLAECGIDITAASVYSGVFTQIFKEERGLYQDKVFCFIHLSVQEFLAAVHVFVTFINSGVNLLSEEQSTSQLKHLYQSAVDKALQSPNGHLDLFLRFLLGLSLQTNQTLLQGLLTQTGSSSQTNQETVQFIKEKIRDNPSPERSINLFHCLNELNDHSLVEEVQQYLRSGRLSTDKLSPAQWSALVFILLSSEEDLEVFDLKKYSASEEALLGLLPLVKTSKKSVLSGCNLSERSCAALASVLSSQSSSLRELDLSDNDLQDSGVKLLSAGLESPHCRLETLRLSGCLLTQEGCASLASALSSNPSHLRELDLSYNHPGDSGVKLLSAGLEDPTWRLEALRVDHGGEQWLKPSLRKYSCDLKLDINTANRNLVLSEDNREVTRLIEDQPYPDHPERFDFWYQILCRDGLTGRCYWEVEWKGRVYVAATYRGINRRGNSDDCGLGRNDKSWSLICHDGGFTACHNDRTTAIPVFPSSNRVAVYLDWPAGSLSFYSVSSDTLIHLHTFNSTFTEPLYPGFEIWHDTSVRPNFHYTSCTPPCAWRWFQNGEL from the exons ATGGATCATCCTGATGAATTCAAAGACGGACAGCACTCTGTGgatcatgg agtccaccagcagagctcagaggttcccagcgctcagtctgcccagcagcatcaaacaaacctggcctccatatttatg ctgctggaggagaacatggtcacctttgtgaagaaggagctgacaaacctccagaggtctctgagtccagattacccagaatgcttagagaggcagagggaggatgaggaggtgttggacggtgaggaggaagagcagaggaggagcagcagagaggcttttctgcagatcacactgcacttcctgaggagaatgaagcaggaggagctggctgagcgtctgcagagca AAACTCTCGCagggtgccaacgtgaactcagatctaacctgaagaagaagtttgagtgtttgtttgaggggattgctaaagcaggaaacccaacacctctgaatcagatctacacagagctgtacatcacagagggagagagtggagagctcaatgaggaacatgaggtcagacagattgaaacagcattcaggaaaccagccagaccagaaacaccaatcaaatgtgaagacatctttaaacctttacctggaagagatcaaccaatcagg acagtgatgacaaagggagtggctggcattgggaaaacagtcttaacacagaagttcactctggactgggctgaacacaaagccaaccagcatgtccacttcacatttccattgactttcagagagctgaatctgctgagagggaaaaagttgagcttggtggaacttcttcatcacttcttcactgagaccaaagaagcaggaatcagcaggtttgagcagttccaggttgtgttgatctttgatggtctggatgagtgtcgacttcctctggacttcaagaacaaccagatcctgactgatgttacagagtccacctcagtggacgttctgctgacaaacctcatcaaggggaacctgcttccctctgctcgcctctggataaccacacgacccgcagcggccaatcagatccctcctgagtgcgttggcatggtgacagaggtgagaggcttcactgacccacagaaggaggaatacttcaggaagagattcagagatgaggagcaggccaacagaatcatctcccacatcaagacgtcacgaagcctccacatcatgtgccacatcccagtcttctgctggatcactgctacagttctggaggacgtgttgaagaccagtgagggaggagacctgcccaagaccctgactgagatgtacatccacttcctggtggttcagtccaaagtgcagaacgtcaagtatcatgggaaaactgagacagatccacactggactccagagaccagggagatgatcctgtctctgggaaaactggcttttgaggagctggtgaaaggcaacctgatcttctatgaagcagacctggcagagtgtggcattgatatcacagcagcctcagtgtactcaggagtgttcacacagatctttaaagaggagcgtgggctgtaccaggacaaggttttctgcttcatccatctgagtgttcaggagtttctggctgctgttcatgtctttgtgacattcatcaactctggagtcaatctgttgtcagaagaacaatcaacctcccaactaaaacacctctaccagagtgctgtggacaaggccttacagagtccaaatggacacctggacttgttcctgcgcttcctcctgggtctttcactacagaccaatcagactctcctacaagGCCTActaacacagacaggaagtagctcacagaccaatcaggaaacagtccagttcatcaaggagaagatcagggacaatccctctccagagagaagcatcaacctgttccactgtctgaatgagctgaatgaccattctctagtggaggaggtccaacagtacctgagatcaggacgtctctccacagacaaactgtcccctgctcagtggtcagctctggtcttcatcttactgtcatcagaagaagatctggaggtgtttgacctgaagaaatactctgcttcagaggaggctcttctggggcTGCTACCACTGGTCAAaacctccaagaaatctgt gctgagtggctgtaatctgtcagagagaagctgtgcagctctggcctcagttctcagctcccagtcctctagtctgagagagctggacctgagtgacaacgatctgcaggattcaggagtgaagctgctctctgctggactggagagtccacactgcagactggagactctcag gctgtcaggctgtctgctcacacaggaaggctgtgcttctctggcctcagctctgagctccaacccctcccatctgagagagctggacctgagctacaatcatccaggagactcaggagtgaagctgctctctgctggactggaggatccaacctggagactggaggctctcag ggtggaccatggtggagagcagtggttgaaaccaagtctgaggaagt attcctgtgaccTCAAACTGGACATAAatacagcaaacagaaacctcgtcctgtctgaggacaacagggaGGTGACACGTCTGATCGAAGaccagccatatcctgatcacccagagaggtttgacttctggtatcagatcctgtgtagagatggtctgactggtcgctgctactgggaggtcgagtggaaaGGAAGAGTTTATGTAGCAgcgacttacagaggaatcaacaggagaggaaacagtgatGACTGTGGGCTCGGCAGAAATGAcaagtcctggagtctgatctGCCATGATGGTGGTTTCACTGCCTGTCACAATGACAGAACAACAGCCATCCCAGTCTTcccctcctctaacagagtggcagtgtatctggactggcctgctggctctctgtccttctacagcgtctcctctgacacactgatccacctccacaccttcaacagcaccttcactgagcctctgtacccggggtttgAGATTTGGCATGACACCTCAGTGAGA ccaaacttccactacaccagctGCACTCCGCCTTGCGCCTGGCGCTGGTTTCAGAACggcgagctttga